From Arcobacter sp. CECT 8983, the proteins below share one genomic window:
- a CDS encoding sodium-dependent transporter: protein MISSRFSKLGFILAAVGSAVGLGNIWKFPYVTGEYGGGAFVLVYLITALFIGVFVLISELVIGKLGRSDAVTMFETLATKHKKLWKYAGFIVIVPLIILSYYSVVIGWIFHYIAISVQGLPHTVEQSTEIFMSLLTTDIQTQLLYHTVVFVLVTAIILRGIKDGIEKINKILMPLLGIILAILLVYSINVDSFSQAFTFMFNPDFSKLSSEAIVVAIGQAFYTLSLGMGIIITYAASLPKDSNVVKSSILISIIDTLVAIVAGLIIFTLLFDKGAESTKGAGLVFISLPSVFYEFGSIGSFLALLFFVAIAFAGITSAISMLEPMVEYFENRFNYSRIKAAVICSIFFYVLGIAALFSNIEGYSEVLKIGEKGLFDWLDFVCSTILVPIGGILVVVFIGHFMDKKDVENELVPLMGEFLTKVWFFMVRYVIPIALIIVILNETGIFKF, encoded by the coding sequence TTGATTAGTTCAAGATTTAGTAAATTAGGATTTATTTTAGCTGCTGTTGGTTCTGCAGTTGGTTTAGGGAATATCTGGAAATTCCCATATGTAACAGGTGAGTATGGTGGTGGTGCCTTTGTACTTGTATATTTAATTACAGCACTTTTTATTGGTGTATTTGTTCTTATTTCTGAGTTAGTTATTGGTAAACTTGGAAGAAGTGATGCTGTAACTATGTTTGAAACTTTAGCAACAAAACATAAAAAGCTTTGGAAGTATGCAGGTTTTATAGTAATTGTTCCGTTAATTATTCTTTCATACTATTCTGTTGTAATTGGTTGGATTTTCCATTATATTGCAATCTCTGTACAAGGTTTACCTCACACGGTTGAGCAATCTACTGAAATTTTTATGTCTTTATTAACAACTGATATTCAAACTCAACTTTTATATCATACAGTTGTATTTGTATTAGTAACTGCAATTATTTTAAGAGGTATAAAAGATGGTATTGAAAAAATAAATAAGATATTAATGCCTTTATTAGGTATTATTTTAGCAATCTTACTTGTATATTCAATTAATGTAGATAGTTTCTCACAAGCTTTTACTTTTATGTTTAACCCTGATTTTTCAAAGCTATCTTCTGAAGCCATTGTTGTTGCAATTGGACAAGCATTTTATACTCTATCGTTAGGTATGGGTATTATTATTACTTATGCAGCTTCATTGCCAAAAGATAGTAATGTTGTTAAATCATCTATTTTAATCTCAATTATTGATACTTTAGTTGCAATTGTTGCAGGACTTATTATCTTCACTTTATTATTTGATAAAGGTGCAGAGTCAACAAAAGGTGCAGGATTAGTATTTATTTCATTACCATCAGTATTTTATGAGTTTGGTTCAATTGGTTCATTTTTAGCTTTATTATTCTTTGTTGCAATTGCATTTGCTGGTATTACTTCTGCAATTTCAATGCTTGAGCCAATGGTTGAGTACTTTGAAAATAGATTTAATTATTCAAGAATCAAAGCAGCAGTTATTTGTAGTATCTTCTTTTATGTATTAGGAATTGCTGCATTATTCTCAAATATCGAAGGATATTCAGAAGTTCTAAAAATTGGAGAAAAAGGTTTATTTGATTGGTTAGACTTTGTTTGTTCTACAATTTTAGTTCCAATTGGTGGGATTTTAGTAGTTGTTTTCATTGGACACTTTATGGATAAAAAAGATGTTGAAAATGAGCTTGTTCCTTTAATGGGAGAGTTTTTAACAAAAGTTTGGTTCTTTATGGTTAGATATGTTATTCCAATTGCTTTAATAATTGTTATCTTAAATGAAACAGGAATTTTTAAATTCTAA
- a CDS encoding DUF3817 domain-containing protein has protein sequence MLNSALGRFRVISAIEGISYLILIFIAMPIKYIGGDPIPVKIVGMTHGVLFIIFMISLFEAKIKQEWDTGFVFQLFVLSLIPFGAILIEKRVKPLEINS, from the coding sequence ATGCTTAATAGTGCTTTAGGGCGATTTAGAGTAATTTCAGCTATTGAAGGTATCTCTTATTTAATTTTAATTTTTATAGCAATGCCTATAAAATATATTGGTGGTGACCCAATTCCTGTAAAAATTGTAGGTATGACTCATGGAGTATTATTTATTATTTTTATGATTTCTCTTTTTGAAGCAAAAATAAAACAAGAATGGGATACAGGATTTGTATTTCAACTATTTGTTTTATCACTAATACCTTTTGGTGCTATTTTAATTGAAAAAAGAGTTAAACCCCTTGAAATAAATAGTTAG
- the hypB gene encoding hydrogenase nickel incorporation protein HypB codes for MCTDCGCSITDHHHHDHDHSHDHHHSDSASHQAAHDTLHHNPQLNDSKTVAVIKKILDKNDHEAAHNRAHFDKQNVLGINLMSSPGSGKTTLLEHLAPLTDFKFAVVEGDLETNKDAERLHAKGIKAVQIQTGSACHLDAFMVHKGLHDMPLDDLDVCFVENVGNLVCPASYDVGTHLNIVLVSVPEGEDKIAKYPVMFRAADLILFTKVDLLPYFEYDLEKEKEVARKLKPNVDILEVSTKDEDSLKAVVEWINFKRKMR; via the coding sequence ATGTGTACAGATTGCGGATGTAGCATAACAGACCACCATCATCATGATCATGATCACTCACACGATCATCACCATTCAGATTCAGCTTCTCACCAAGCTGCCCATGATACTTTACATCATAATCCACAGTTAAATGATAGTAAAACAGTAGCAGTTATTAAAAAGATTTTAGACAAAAATGACCATGAAGCAGCTCATAATAGAGCACACTTTGATAAGCAAAATGTTTTAGGTATCAACCTTATGTCAAGTCCAGGAAGTGGAAAGACAACCTTACTAGAACACTTAGCCCCTCTTACAGATTTTAAATTTGCCGTTGTTGAAGGTGATTTAGAGACAAATAAAGATGCCGAAAGATTACATGCAAAGGGAATTAAAGCAGTACAAATACAAACAGGAAGTGCATGTCACTTAGATGCATTCATGGTTCACAAAGGTTTACATGATATGCCTTTAGATGATTTAGATGTATGTTTTGTAGAAAATGTAGGAAATTTAGTTTGTCCAGCATCTTATGATGTGGGAACACACTTAAATATAGTATTAGTAAGTGTACCTGAGGGTGAAGATAAAATTGCTAAATATCCAGTGATGTTTAGAGCTGCTGATTTAATCCTTTTCACAAAAGTAGATTTACTTCCTTATTTTGAGTACGACTTAGAAAAAGAGAAAGAAGTTGCTAGAAAATTAAAACCAAATGTTGATATTTTAGAAGTTTCTACGAAAGATGAAGATAGCTTAAAAGCTGTAGTTGAGTGGATTAATTTTAAAAGAAAAATGAGGTAG
- a CDS encoding HypC/HybG/HupF family hydrogenase formation chaperone — protein sequence MCLSIPSKITKIDKENNVATVDTMGVERQASLELVDQPVEVGDYVLIHIGFAMNKIDEEDALASLEVYKEIIEKMEEEERRQAILEDDACPNRG from the coding sequence ATGTGTTTATCAATACCATCAAAAATCACAAAGATAGATAAAGAGAATAATGTAGCAACTGTAGATACTATGGGTGTTGAAAGACAAGCCTCTTTAGAGTTAGTTGACCAGCCAGTTGAAGTTGGAGATTATGTTTTAATACACATCGGTTTTGCAATGAATAAAATCGATGAAGAAGATGCTTTAGCTTCATTGGAAGTTTATAAAGAGATAATTGAAAAAATGGAAGAAGAAGAGCGTAGGCAAGCAATTTTAGAAGATGATGCCTGTCCAAATAGAGGCTAA
- the hypD gene encoding hydrogenase formation protein HypD, whose product MSELKLKDLYDGFRDPDTIKAYKKIIEEDAKKLEKPINIMEVCGGHTHTIMKYGIPQLLPENINFIHGPGCPVCIMPKERIDHAYILSMQEDVILVTLGDMIKVPGSNGSLQDARSKGADVRFVYSPMECIKIAQENPSKKVIFFAIGFETTTPMTAALIDTVVKQNIQNIFFHINHVTVPEVMKELIDSRDEHVDSYNHQIDAFLGPSHVSVISGSKIYEEFPKDYNKPVVVAGFEPVDVMQSISMIVKQFIEKRCELEIEYKRLVSYDGNIKAQELINKYFEKISLFKWRGLGNIKDSGLKLRDEYSKYDAEVIYNDILPIGEIEDHKLCICGDILRGMASPPECTIFGTACKPSTPIGSCMVSSEGACAAYYKYGNLL is encoded by the coding sequence ATGAGTGAATTAAAGCTAAAAGATTTATACGATGGGTTTAGAGACCCTGATACAATAAAAGCTTATAAAAAAATCATTGAAGAAGATGCTAAAAAGCTAGAAAAACCAATAAATATTATGGAAGTATGTGGTGGACATACTCATACAATAATGAAGTATGGAATACCTCAATTGCTTCCAGAAAATATTAACTTTATTCATGGTCCAGGTTGTCCTGTTTGTATTATGCCAAAGGAAAGAATAGACCATGCATATATTTTAAGTATGCAAGAAGATGTTATTTTAGTAACTTTAGGTGATATGATAAAAGTTCCAGGAAGTAATGGAAGCTTACAAGATGCAAGAAGTAAAGGTGCGGATGTAAGGTTTGTTTATTCACCAATGGAGTGTATAAAAATAGCACAAGAAAATCCTAGTAAAAAGGTGATATTTTTTGCAATAGGTTTTGAAACAACTACGCCTATGACTGCTGCTTTAATTGATACAGTAGTAAAACAAAATATTCAGAATATATTTTTTCATATAAATCATGTAACAGTTCCAGAAGTAATGAAAGAGTTAATTGATAGTAGAGATGAGCATGTAGATTCATACAATCATCAAATCGATGCTTTTTTAGGACCTTCTCATGTGTCTGTTATAAGTGGTAGTAAAATCTATGAAGAGTTTCCAAAAGATTATAACAAACCAGTAGTAGTTGCAGGTTTTGAGCCCGTAGATGTTATGCAGTCTATTTCTATGATTGTTAAGCAGTTTATTGAAAAAAGATGTGAGCTTGAAATTGAGTATAAAAGATTGGTTTCTTATGATGGAAATATCAAAGCTCAAGAGTTAATCAATAAATACTTTGAAAAGATAAGTCTTTTTAAGTGGAGAGGCTTAGGAAATATCAAAGATTCTGGACTTAAATTAAGAGATGAATACTCTAAATATGATGCAGAAGTTATTTATAATGATATTTTACCTATAGGGGAAATAGAAGACCATAAACTTTGTATTTGTGGAGATATTTTAAGGGGTATGGCTAGTCCTCCTGAGTGTACTATTTTTGGTACTGCCTGTAAACCAAGTACTCCAATTGGTTCTTGTATGGTGAGCTCAGAAGGTGCATGTGCGGCATACTACAAATATGGTAATCTCTTATAA
- the hypE gene encoding hydrogenase expression/formation protein HypE, which translates to MKTITLAHGNGGQENNELISKVFYKAFKNDILDKSEDAAVIENGNLAFSTDSFTVSPLFFNGADIGKLAICGTCNDLAMMGAKPKYLTCSVIIEEGLDKRTLDKIVKSMKEELEVNGAVVVSGDTKVVPKGSVDKIFINTTGIGQIQYKGISSNNITSEDTILVSRDIGAHGATIFASREGIDMNTNLKSDCASLYPQVKALIDAGIKITALRDATRGGVSAVLNEWAKQSNICIEVEEASIPVSDEVNGICELLGFEAMALANEGTFVLAIKNEDAQKALAVLKQTNETASIIGSVSDEHIGKVVLNSAWGTKRFLELPTGELLPRIC; encoded by the coding sequence ATGAAAACAATAACTTTAGCCCATGGAAACGGTGGACAAGAAAACAATGAACTTATTTCAAAAGTTTTTTATAAAGCTTTTAAAAATGATATTTTAGACAAAAGTGAAGATGCAGCGGTTATTGAAAATGGTAACTTAGCTTTTTCAACTGACTCTTTTACAGTTAGTCCACTTTTTTTTAATGGAGCAGATATCGGAAAACTTGCTATTTGTGGAACATGCAATGACCTAGCTATGATGGGTGCAAAACCTAAATACTTAACTTGCTCTGTTATTATTGAAGAGGGTTTGGATAAAAGAACTCTAGATAAGATAGTAAAAAGTATGAAAGAAGAGCTTGAAGTAAATGGTGCTGTTGTTGTAAGTGGTGATACAAAGGTAGTTCCAAAAGGAAGTGTAGATAAAATCTTTATAAACACAACAGGTATTGGCCAGATACAATATAAAGGTATTAGCTCAAACAATATCACAAGTGAAGATACTATTTTAGTTAGTCGTGATATAGGAGCTCATGGCGCAACTATTTTTGCAAGCAGAGAGGGGATTGATATGAATACAAACCTAAAATCTGATTGTGCTTCACTTTATCCACAAGTAAAAGCTTTAATTGATGCAGGTATTAAAATTACTGCTTTAAGAGATGCTACAAGAGGTGGAGTTAGTGCTGTTTTAAATGAGTGGGCAAAACAATCAAATATCTGTATTGAAGTAGAAGAAGCTTCTATTCCTGTTTCTGATGAGGTAAATGGTATTTGTGAATTACTTGGTTTTGAAGCAATGGCTTTAGCAAATGAAGGAACATTTGTACTTGCTATTAAAAATGAAGATGCACAAAAAGCTTTAGCAGTTTTAAAACAGACTAATGAAACTGCTTCAATCATAGGTTCTGTATCAGATGAACATATTGGAAAAGTTGTATTAAATTCTGCTTGGGGAACAAAAAGATTTTTAGAGTTACCTACTGGTGAATTACTTCCTAGAATCTGCTAA
- a CDS encoding enoyl-CoA hydratase-related protein codes for MKILLLISSFNSLSQRVYTKLKELNYEVAICLSSQKNLLEEIKEFNPTLIFSPFLKEYLSNDITSTYPTFILHPGVIGDRGHQSLDHAINDEKEQWGVVILKANEELDAGDIYASANFSMRKASKGSIYRNEVCDATSKALKELLENFTNKNFKATAQIKNEIHPRLTQNNRKIDWQKDSVDVIIKKINMSDSYPGVEEEFFGITCYMYGVCKEDTLRGKPKEIIAKRDGAICLGAIDGAIWVSHLKQKDGFKLPATYVLKDKIKGVKEQRIPLILEVKRETFHEIFVERKDEVAYLHFDFHNGAMSSEQAIRLKYAVDYLKEECKVLVLMGGEEFFSNGIHLNILEDSKKQGEDGWSNINAMNDVVKSVLFAEDIITVASFSKNAGAGGVFLGLACDYVVAKEGVVFNPHYKTMGLSGSEYHTYSFYKRVEKEIASNILEKCIPIGSRKAKSIGILDEVFESENYNKSLEAFCENLLSNENSFEEFIDEKKDFLYENETSIEKLKEEELKRMYPEFWDEKSSFHSLRKEFIYKKEHKDSLKRLKEL; via the coding sequence ATGAAAATCCTACTTCTTATTAGCTCTTTTAATTCATTGTCTCAAAGAGTATATACAAAATTAAAAGAGTTAAACTATGAAGTAGCTATTTGCCTATCTTCTCAAAAAAATTTACTAGAAGAGATAAAAGAGTTTAATCCTACACTTATCTTTTCTCCTTTTTTAAAAGAGTATCTTTCAAATGATATAACTTCAACCTATCCTACATTTATTTTACATCCTGGTGTTATTGGAGATAGAGGTCATCAATCTTTAGACCATGCAATAAATGATGAAAAAGAGCAATGGGGAGTAGTGATACTAAAAGCAAATGAAGAGTTAGATGCAGGAGATATCTATGCATCTGCTAACTTTTCTATGAGAAAGGCAAGTAAAGGGTCTATTTATAGAAATGAAGTTTGTGATGCTACTTCAAAAGCTTTAAAAGAGCTTCTTGAAAATTTTACTAATAAAAACTTTAAAGCAACTGCTCAAATAAAAAATGAAATTCATCCAAGGCTAACTCAAAACAATAGAAAAATAGATTGGCAAAAAGATAGTGTAGATGTGATAATCAAAAAAATCAATATGAGTGACTCTTATCCTGGAGTGGAAGAAGAGTTTTTTGGTATTACTTGTTATATGTATGGAGTTTGTAAAGAAGATACTCTAAGAGGAAAACCTAAAGAGATAATTGCAAAAAGAGATGGAGCTATTTGTTTAGGTGCTATTGATGGAGCTATTTGGGTAAGTCATTTAAAGCAAAAGGATGGTTTTAAGCTTCCTGCTACTTATGTTTTAAAAGATAAAATCAAGGGTGTAAAAGAGCAAAGAATTCCACTTATTTTAGAAGTAAAAAGAGAAACTTTTCATGAAATCTTTGTAGAAAGAAAAGATGAAGTGGCATATTTACACTTTGATTTTCACAATGGAGCAATGAGTTCTGAGCAAGCAATAAGACTTAAGTATGCTGTTGACTATTTAAAAGAAGAGTGTAAAGTTTTAGTTTTAATGGGAGGGGAAGAGTTCTTTTCAAATGGAATACATCTAAATATACTTGAAGATAGTAAAAAGCAAGGAGAAGATGGCTGGAGCAATATCAATGCTATGAATGATGTTGTTAAGTCAGTTTTATTTGCAGAAGATATTATAACCGTTGCTTCATTTTCTAAAAATGCAGGAGCAGGGGGAGTGTTTTTAGGTCTTGCTTGTGATTATGTTGTAGCAAAAGAAGGTGTAGTTTTCAATCCACACTATAAAACAATGGGCTTAAGTGGAAGTGAATATCACACCTATAGTTTTTATAAAAGAGTTGAGAAAGAAATAGCTTCTAATATTTTAGAAAAATGTATTCCTATAGGTAGTAGAAAAGCAAAAAGTATTGGAATACTTGATGAGGTCTTTGAAAGTGAAAACTATAATAAAAGTCTTGAAGCATTTTGTGAAAACTTATTAAGTAATGAAAATAGTTTTGAAGAGTTTATTGATGAAAAAAAAGACTTTTTATATGAGAATGAAACATCAATAGAAAAACTAAAAGAAGAGGAACTTAAAAGAATGTATCCAGAGTTTTGGGATGAGAAAAGCTCTTTTCATAGTTTAAGAAAAGAGTTTATATATAAAAAAGAACATAAAGATAGTTTAAAAAGATTAAAGGAATTATAA
- the hypA gene encoding hydrogenase maturation nickel metallochaperone HypA, whose translation MHEYSIVQSLLESCEEHARQNESENVTKVIVKIGVLSGVEPDLLQTAFDTFKEKTVCHNAQFIINRQKVVIACLSCDEESTLEKNEFACPKCNSTQVKVIDGEDMYLMSLEIE comes from the coding sequence ATGCATGAGTATTCAATTGTTCAATCACTATTAGAGTCTTGTGAAGAACATGCAAGACAAAATGAATCTGAAAACGTAACAAAAGTTATAGTAAAAATTGGTGTTTTATCTGGGGTTGAACCTGATTTATTACAAACTGCTTTTGATACATTTAAAGAAAAAACCGTCTGCCATAATGCCCAATTTATAATAAATCGCCAAAAAGTCGTGATTGCTTGTTTATCCTGCGATGAAGAATCAACTCTAGAAAAGAATGAATTCGCCTGTCCAAAATGCAACTCAACACAAGTAAAAGTGATAGATGGAGAGGATATGTATTTAATGAGTCTAGAAATAGAATAA
- a CDS encoding ABC transporter substrate-binding protein — MKKVISLALATALTAGVAMAKEIKVGAVMPMSGPIAAYGQVANLGVELAHKLQPKLKNGDTIKIVLIDNKGDKVETANATTRLISSDKVVAILGALTSTNTAQTIAIADKKKVPVIAPVATSDKLTARRDFANRVCFTDSFQGEVVANYAKEQGYKTAVVIVDQAQVYSLGLSKAFQKAFKDNGGELLKKIRVTSGDKDFKAVVSQIKSLNPDFMFLPLYHPEASMIARQAKQLGLDKPMFSGDGVANQTFIDLGGESIEGYMFTDFFDYTNPPSQTSAEFIKFHEKETGKKEVNSFTALGADTYNILIDAMNRCEDPTDSICINNEIKKTTNFDGVSGKITINSEGNATRSAVIKEIKNGKAQFKATVNP, encoded by the coding sequence ATGAAAAAAGTAATTAGTTTAGCTCTTGCTACAGCTTTAACTGCTGGGGTTGCAATGGCAAAGGAGATTAAAGTTGGTGCAGTAATGCCTATGTCAGGTCCAATAGCTGCATATGGGCAAGTAGCAAATTTAGGTGTTGAATTAGCACATAAATTACAACCTAAATTAAAAAATGGAGATACTATAAAAATAGTATTAATTGATAACAAAGGTGATAAGGTAGAGACTGCAAATGCTACTACTAGACTTATTTCTTCTGATAAAGTTGTTGCAATTTTAGGTGCATTAACTTCTACAAATACTGCTCAAACTATTGCAATTGCTGATAAAAAGAAAGTACCAGTTATTGCACCTGTTGCTACAAGTGACAAATTAACTGCAAGAAGAGACTTTGCAAATAGAGTTTGTTTTACTGATTCTTTCCAGGGGGAAGTTGTTGCAAATTATGCAAAAGAGCAAGGTTATAAAACTGCTGTAGTTATTGTTGACCAAGCACAAGTTTACTCTTTAGGTTTATCAAAAGCATTCCAAAAAGCATTTAAAGATAATGGTGGAGAATTATTAAAGAAAATCAGAGTTACTTCAGGTGACAAAGATTTTAAAGCAGTAGTATCACAAATCAAAAGTTTAAATCCTGATTTTATGTTCTTACCTTTATATCACCCAGAAGCTTCTATGATTGCAAGACAAGCTAAACAATTAGGTTTAGATAAACCAATGTTCTCTGGTGACGGTGTTGCTAACCAAACATTCATTGATTTAGGTGGGGAGTCTATAGAAGGTTATATGTTTACTGACTTCTTTGATTATACAAACCCTCCATCGCAAACTTCAGCAGAGTTTATTAAATTCCATGAAAAAGAGACTGGTAAAAAAGAAGTTAATTCATTTACAGCTTTAGGTGCAGATACTTATAATATCTTAATTGATGCAATGAATAGATGTGAAGATCCAACTGATTCAATTTGTATTAACAATGAAATTAAAAAAACAACTAATTTTGATGGTGTATCAGGTAAGATTACTATCAATTCTGAAGGTAACGCTACAAGATCAGCTGTTATTAAAGAAATTAAAAATGGAAAAGCACAGTTTAAAGCTACTGTAAATCCATAA